The Glycine soja cultivar W05 chromosome 8, ASM419377v2, whole genome shotgun sequence genome has a window encoding:
- the LOC114421615 gene encoding cytochrome P450 78A5-like, with the protein MKPTATFFFLLSTTTLLVCLCLGTTTFQTTLFITFFTISLNYWLVPGGFAWRNYHSYHTNEKPNKKLTGPMGWPILGSLPLMGSLAHQKLAALAATLNAKRLMALSLGPTPVVISSHPETAREILLGSSFSDRPIKESARALMFERAIGFAPSGTYWRHLRRIAAFHMFSPRRIQGLEGLRQRVGDDMVKSAWKEMEMKGVVEVRGVFQEGSLCNILESVFGSNDKSEELGDMVREGYELIAMLNLEDYFPLKFLDFHGVKRRCHKLAAKVGSVVGQIVEDRKREGSFVVKNDFLSTLLSLPKEERLADSDMAAILWEMVFRGTDTVAILLEWVMARMVLHQDVQKKAREEIDTCIGQNSHVRDSDIANLPYLQAIVKEVLRLHPPGPLLSWARLAVHDVHVDKVLVPAGTTAMVNMWAISHDSSIWEDPWAFKPERFLKEDVSIMGSDLRLAPFGAGRRVCPGRALGLATTHLWLAQLLRHFIWLPAQPVDLSECLRLSMEMKTPLRCLVVRR; encoded by the exons ATGAAACCCACGGCAACATTCTTCTTTCTCCTATCCACAACAACACTCCTTGTTTGTCTTTGCCTCGGAACAACAACGTTCCAAACCACTCTCTTTATAACCTTCTTCACTATTTCCCTTAACTACTGGCTTGTCCCTGGAGGCTTTGCATGGAGAAACTATCACTCTTATCACACCAACgaaaaaccaaacaaaaaacTTACTGGGCCTATGGGCTGGCCCATACTTGGGTCTCTGCCTCTCATGGGCTCTTTAGCCCACCAAAAACTCGCTGCCTTAGCCGCGACGTTAAACGCGAAGAGGTTAATGGCACTGAGTCTGGGACCCACTCCCGTTGTTATAAGCAGCCACCCCGAGACCGCCAGAGAAATCTTACTCGGTTCCTCGTTTTCGGATCGTCCGATAAAAGAATCCGCACGCGCTCTCATGTTCGAGCGTGCCATTGGCTTCGCTCCATCCGGAACCTACTGGCGACACCTACGTAGGATCGCGGCGTTCCACATGTTCTCTCCTAGGAGGATTCAGGGCCTGGAGGGTCTCCGACAGCGCGTGGGTGACGACATGGTGAAGAGCGCGTGGAAGGAGATGGAGATGAAAGGCGTGGTGGAGGTTCGCGGTGTGTTTCAGGAAGGGTCTCTTTGTAATATTCTGGAGAGTGTTTTTGGGAGTAATGATAAGAGTGAGGAGTTGGGGGATATGGTTAGGGAAGGGTACGAGCTGATTGCGATGTTGAACTTGGAGGATTATTTTCCTTTGAAGTTTTTGGACTTTCATGGGGTGAAGAGAAGGTGCCACAAGTTGGCGGCTAAGGTTGGTAGCGTGGTGGGGCAAATTGTGGAGGATCGAAAAAGAGAAGGGAGTTTTGTTGTCAAGAATGATTTTCTTAGCACTTTGCTATCCTTGCCCAAAGAAGAAAGGTTGGCTGATTCAGATATGGCGGCTATTTTGTGG GAAATGGTGTTTCGAGGAACAGACACAGTTGCAATACTCCTTGAATGGGTCATGGCCAGGATGGTTTTACACCAAGACGTACAAAAGAAAGCCCGCGAAGAAATCGACACGTGCATCGGCCAAAACAGTCACGTGCGAGACTCGGATATTGCAAATCTCCCATACCTCCAGGCTATAGTAAAAGAAGTTCTCCGGCTGCACCCACCCGGCCCACTCCTATCATGGGCCCGTCTTGCAGTCCATGATGTCCACGTTGACAAAGTTCTTGTGCCAGCTGGTACAACAGCAATGGTTAACATGTGGGCCATATCACATGACTCATCCATCTGGGAAGACCCATGGGCTTTCAAGCCCGAGAGGTTCCTCAAAGAAGATGTTTCTATCATGGGATCGGACTTGAGGCTTGCACCCTTCGGGGCTGGACGTAGGGTGTGTCCGGGCCGGGCCTTGGGTTTGGCCACGACCCATCTCTGGCTCGCGCAACTTCTTCGCCACTTCATATGGCTTCCCGCGCAACCCGTGGATCTTTCGGAGTGTCTTAGGCTTTCCATGGAAATGAAGACACCTCTGCGATGTCTAGTTGTTcgtagataa